A stretch of the Malus sylvestris chromosome 10, drMalSylv7.2, whole genome shotgun sequence genome encodes the following:
- the LOC126587000 gene encoding uncharacterized protein LOC126587000, with translation MAHMKMMQKRCPKRPSLNKCRVRPVIQLGLKEMAKFEANKVREEAKAATVEKEFQANQRERELLRQERELVREERMAQRDREIMNTPLEGKSPNSKYFWKSEKEDAVCRRRAREARARGNGPSSTNWLSDDE, from the exons ATGGCTCACatgaagatgatgcagaagAGGTGCCCGAAACGCCCATCCCTGAACAAGTGTCGGGttcgacccgttatccaattaggcctcaag GAAATGGCGAAATTTGAGGCTAATAAGGTTAGAGAGGAGGCAAAAGCTGCAACTGTGGAGAAAGAATTTCAAGCTaatcagagagaaagagagctacttaggcaagaaagggaactggttagagaagaaagaatggctcaacgagatcgtgagattatgaacacgcctttagaagggaagtctccaaattctaaatatttttggaagtcggaGAAAGAGGATGCGGTGtgtaggaggcgtgcaagagaagcgagagcaagaggaAATGGTCCTAGCAGcacaaattggttaagtgatgatgaatag